The sequence TGCGTATCATCAGCGCATGTCGCAACAGGCCGACAAGGTGCGCGCCGAGCTTTGCCGCTGGTTTTGGGGCGACGAGGCCACTGATGAAAAAGTTCGGCTGCACTGCCTGTCTTCTGACGGACGGGCGGCATCCATTGAGGATCTGAAATCCATTGCCGGGTATCTTTGTACGCTGCCCGCGGGCAATGCCCGCCGGCGGCTTTTGCCGCAGCCGCAGCTGGAAGCGCAGGTAGCCTTGCAGTGGGAGACCGTATGCCAGATGATATCGCGCGCGCTCTTTATCAAGGCGCTGGCCTGCATGCCAGTGCTGTTTCGTGGGTGCAGCCCCTCCACCACCGCGCGCTTGATGAAAAGTACTCTGCAAGTGGCTCGCCTGCGTGCGGAAAATCTTTGGAAAATGCTGCGCTGAACGGTGAAGGATAATTGAAAAAATGGTGCCATATCCAGCCTGGCTGCAAGGAAGAGGGCATGCCTAAAATTGTGCATTGTGTTTTTGGGCTTGGCTGCGGCGGCGCGGAAAGGCTGCTGCTCACTACGGTCGAGGGCCTCCATAAACGCGGCTATGTGGATCAGCATGTGCTGGTAGCGGATTTGTCCACGCCGGCCATGCGCCACTATGTTGAGGCCATCTCACAGTACGCCACAGTGTACGAAGCGCCTTCCCAGGCAGACCTCAAAGATTGCTCAATCCACGTGCCGCCCTTACTCCGTCTGCTGCCCAGGCGCATATTGTTCAATATTGTCCGGCACGCCGTTGTTCTGCAAAAAATTGCCCCGGATATTGTGCATGTCTGGTCAGACAATATCTATGCCGCGCTGGGGGCCTGCCTCGTCAGGACGCCCAGAATTGTTCTGGCGTGGCAGAATATGGCGCTCAACGTCTGGCACAAGCTGAATATCCTCCCGCGCAAGGCCTTGCCGCGCACATATCTTTGGCGCGCTCTCTACGCCCTGTTGTTCCGCTGGCGCAAGGACATCACGTGCCTTAACGTCAGCCGCGCCGCAGCGGATTCCTACGCCCAGTGGCTGCATCTCGACAGCAGATCCATCAATGTGCTGTATCCTGGCATTGGCGTTGCGCAGTGGCCCCGCTGTGATGCTGCGGAAGTTGCGGAGCTAAAAAACTCCTTGCACATTGCCTCAGACCACGCGGTTGTTATTGGATTGATGCGCTTTGACGCGACCAAGCGCCCAGAGCTGTGGATTGAGGTTGCAAAGCGCACCAGAGAGCAGTTTCCCAACGTGACCTTTGTGGCTTTTGGCGACGGCCCGTTGCGCGAGGCGCTCACCCCCCTGGCCGCCCGCGCAGGCGTTTTGTTGCCGGGGGTGGGTAACGCCCGCAACGCCCTGTCTATGGCGGACATCATGCTGCACACGGCTAAAACTGAAGGCTTTGGTGTTGTCTACCTTGAGGCCCAGTTGTTGGGTGTGCCGCTTGTGTCCACAAATACGGGCGGCGCGTCAGAGGCCGTTGTGGACGGCGAAAGCGCCCTGCTGGTGGCAGAAAGCAGCAACCTGGCCGACGACCTCACTGCGGCGACCCTGCGCATCTTGCGGGATGAGGCCTGGCGCAAACGCGCCGCCTTGCGTGGGGCGGCATTTGTAAAAGAGCGCTTCTCGTTGGAAAACATGCTCGACCACACCCTGGGTTTTTACGGTCTGCCACCTTTTGCGCGGTAATTCCATGCAAAATACAACGCTGTTTCTTGTTACGCACCGCTTCCCATACGGAGAAGGCGAGACATTTCTGCAGGATGAAATCCCCTACCTGCTGGAGGCGGGCTTTCGCGTCTCCATTTTGCCCGTAAGCCGGGCCAGCGGGCGTCGTGCCTTGCCTGCGGGGGTGGAGGTGTCGGATGCCCTTGTACTCACCCCCCGGCAAAAATGTGCGTACATGCTGCGTTACGGGCTTGGGCGGCTGTTTTGGCAGGAGGTTCTGTCCGGGGCTGTGCCGTTCAACGCGCGCGCTCTGGCGCGTCTGGCCTATGCCTGCGCGACGGTGCGGGTACACAAAGAACGGCTGCGGGCCATGCTGACGGCAGAAGAAAACGCTGGGCGCAAAGGGGTATTTTATACGTACTGGTTCACGCCCACAACTTGCGCCTGCGCGGGCAGCCATGCTCCTGTGGTAACGAGAGCGCACGGCAATGATATTTTTCCAGAGCAAAATGCCAGCGGTTATATCCCCCTTTGCCGATGGCGCGCCACGCTTCCTGACATGGTTGTGCCCTGCTCGCGGCAGGGCGCGGCGACGCTTGAGGCCCAGGGCGTCCCCCCGCAGAGGCTTGCGGTCAGTTATCTGGGCGTACCGGAGGCCGAGCCGCAACTGCGTATTCCTTCCCCCAACGAGCGTATTCTGCTTTCGTGCAGTTCGGCCGTCGCCATCAAGCGGCTGGATCTGTTGGCCGAGCGGGTGCGCCAATATGCTTTGGCCAGGCCGGAATGCGCATGCGTATGGCACCACGTGGGCGGCGGTGAGTTGCTGGCGCCCCTTGCCGAATACTGCAAGAATCACCTGCAGGGCGTTGCCAATCTGCAATATGTGCTGCACGGGCAAATGCCCGTGGATGCTGTGCGGGCCTTTATGAATACCACGGCTGTGGACGCGCTGGTAAACGTCAGCGCTTCAGAGGGGGTTCCGGTGAGCATGATGGAGGCTCTTCATGCGGGCATACCCATAATTGGCACGGCTGTGGGCGGCATTGCGGAACTGGTTACACCGGATGTCGGGATGCTGCTGCCAGCGGATGCCAACGCGGAGGCCTTTAATGCCGCTGTGGATGCGCTGCCCCGTTTTAAAAGTCCTGCGGCCCGTGCCGCTATTGTTCAGGCTGGCCGACAGCGTTTTTCATCTGCAAACAACTACCGTAATTTTTGCAGCCAGGTGCTGCTGCCGCTTGTAGTGGCCCCTCCTCTTCTATGTCCTGGCGATAATTGCGATCCCCGGTGAGAAGTGATAGGTAATCTCCCCATTTTTAGGAGCGGTCAGAAGTAGAAAGTATGCCATTGAAAGGTTGGCGTCCCTGACACAGGAATCAAAAATGGAACATGGAACAATGTTATTCATCCATCTTTAAGAATATATTACTCTTTCAAGAATACCAGAGTAATGCTTCAAATCAGCCTGAAAGCCCTGTGCAGCACCAAGCTGGCAGGGCTTTGTCATTTTTCAATCACGGAGGAATCTCATGACCCCATACCAATCTGAAAACATCACCGAACTGGCCAAGGCTTTGCTCAACGTGCAACGAACCATGCAACCCATAGTTAAGGATGCTGAAAATCCTTTCACCAAAAGCTGGTACGCCAGCCTCAACAGCGTCATGGATGCCTGTCGTGATGCGCTCATCGAAAACGGCATATGGCTGTGTCAGTATCCTGTGCCAGTGGAGCAGCCCAACTCTCTCGGGCTGGTTACCAAGCTGACCCATGCGGAATCAGGTCAATGGCAAAGTTCCCTTGCTGTTGTTCCCCTGCCAAAGGCCGACCCGCAGGGCATGGGATCGGCCATGACCTATTGCCGTCGCTACGCTCTAACCGCCATGTTGGGCATGGTCACGGAAGATGATGACGGCGAGGGAGCGAGAACTGGCCGAAAAACGCCCTCACGTCCGAAATTACCCATAAACGCCTCTGAGGCGCGAAAAGTGGGTTCTCCCGATGCCAACATCAAAAGCAAGTCTCCAGCCACCTCAAATCGACCAACAGCCAACCTTGAAAAGCTTCCTCCGCTGGAGGGCATAACCTACCAGCAGGTCACGGCCCAGGACGGGCGGCCCTGCATCATTGCCAGCGGCAACACGCAGGCCAAAAAGGAATTGCTCACAGGTGCAGGCTTCCGCTGGAACCCGCATAGAAAATTGTGGTGGAAGTATGTTGATGCCGCATAGCGAAAACAAAAAGACTGAGTGAAAGGGCTGCCTGATGGCGGCCCTTTCGCTTTTATGGAGACAGGATTATGGAACTATCAGACCGCACGGAAGGATTGCGGGCATTAATTCGTCAGGGGCTGCAGGCGGTCTCTCAGCAAAGTACCACCGCTCATCTGGGCGACAGGTCCACCTATGTGGGCATGAGTGACATTGGTCAGCACTGGGAATGTCCACGGGCTGCGTTGGCCAGAAAGGTGCTGCCCACCACAAACAGCCTGGAGCGCCTGCTGACCCTGCAGCGCGGGCATTGGTTTGAATCCGGGGTTGGCCAGGCTCTGGCATCCCTGAGCCTGCATGTATTGCCCCAGCTTGAGATCAACTGGCAGCATCAGGGCGTACCCATCAAGGCACATCTGGATTTTGTGGTGGTCTGGGGTGCGCCCGTCAATGCCATACGGATTCTGGAAGTGAAGAGTACGGACAAGCTGCCTGCTTCGCCGCACGATTCCCATCTACTGCAACTGCACGGACAGATCGGGCTTATGGCAAAAGCATGGAGGAAGCCCGTCTTCAGCCTCCGTACTGAGGACGGTACGCTTCTACATGACAAAATGACCTTTCCGCAACTTTGCCTTGCCCATCTTGGCCTGCATCTGCCCACAACTGCTACCGAGGCAAGTATGGAGGCATGGCTGCTCTGCCTTTCTATGAAGGAGGTAAAGGCGTTCGGTCCCTATGGCTTCAATCAGGCCATGCTCGATACGGCCCTTGACCATGCGACACAGCTTTGGGACGAGCTAGCAGCATTCCGCGCAGGGAACATAACCCTGGCACAGGTGGATTGCGCCCAAGGTTTTTACCCAATCTGTTCGTACTGTGAATATAACGGCGACTGCCCCAAATTCCCACAGGGAGTGCAGATGCCGCAATGGGAACCAGCACTTGAAAAGCTAGCTGCCCTCAAGGAGCAGCGCACGGCCTTAGATAACGAAATCAAAGAAATGGAGACGGTGCTCAAGCTGGTTCACCGCCAGTCTGGCGCACAGGATTGGGTAGAAACGGGGAAGTACCGCTTTCGCATGTCAGTAGCAGCAGGACGCAGCACGCTTAATCGTGACGCCCTGCATGAAGAACTGACCGACATTTTCCGCTTTGAAGGGGTAGGCGGAATCGACGTAGATGCATTGCTAGCACGCTGCGAGCGTACGGGTGCGCCTTCTGAGCGGCTGTCCATTTCACCCATAAACTGAACTCCGGGAGGTTATCAGGGGTATGATTCTGACGTGGCCCTGTGCCGAATCAAAACAGGCGGCGGTTTTGAAACAACCTGCTGGGCATGCGCCTTATGCGGGAGATTGTATTCGGCTGATCAGGCTGGGTACTGCCGCGATGTGTGCAGAACGGTTACAACGCGTATCGCACCCGGTGAACATGTATACACAAGCAAATAGTGTTTATGGACAACAAGTTCGCGAGTCCCCTTTATACGTCCTGGTTTACCCATTTCAGAAAACGTCAGCAGCCGATTGGCCTGATTGTCGAACAAGTCATCCAATGCATCCGCAGCCTGATTATCATGTTCAAAGATGAAAGCATAAATCTGTTTTCGGTCTTCTAGGGATTGAGGAGACCAGATCAGATTCATAGTGATCCTTCTCGACTAGCCGCCAGCGAAGATTTAAAGGCTCCCATCTGTGCAAGAGCCTGCTCCTGTGTCAGGCCACGTCCCGCCTCCAATTCTTGCAATCCGCGCTCCACCTTGCCTTTGAACCACATGTCGTAATGATTCCTACGGACGTCCTGCTGCACATACTCAGCCATAAATGCTCTCAGAAGCTCAGTATTGTCGCAGGCGTTCTTTTCAGCAACATGCACAAAGGCACTCAACAGACTGGCGTCAACAGAAAAACTAACTGTTTGCTCTGACATAAATACCCCCTGTCTATCAAAAAGATAGGGCCTTGTTCGCCTTCGGTCAAGCGAATAGCACACACAACATGAAAAGGTGAAAATAATGAAAAATCCTATAATTATTGAAATATCCAACCTCCAGCCCACCGACTTCGACGCCGGGCAGGTTTTCAGCGGCAAACCCTCCGGCACCACGGTAAGAGGCTATGCCGCGCCCACAGCGTACACTCCGATCCTTGACCCAGGCTACATCTTCCACGAATCCAGCCGCGACATGGTGGTTTGGTTCGTAAATCTTCAAGGGCCACAGGGGACACATGAACCTCTCTATGTCTTCGGCCCCACAGGCTGCGGCAAAACAAGTTGCATCAAGCAACTGGCGGCCAGGCTTAACTATCCCGTATTTGAGGTGACAGGACACGGGCGGCTGGAATTTGCCGATCTGGTGGGGCACCTGACGGTCAAAGACGGCAACATGGCCTTTGAGTACGGCCCGCTGGCACTAGCCATGCGGTACGGCGCACTTCTTCTGCTTAATGAGATTGACTTAACCTCGCCAGAAATCGCCGCTGGCCTGAACAGCGTCTTGGATGGCTCCACCCTGTGCGTAGCGGAAAATGGGGGTGAGATCATCCAGCCGCACCCCATGTTCCGCTTCGTGGCAACAGCCAATACCAATGGCGCTGGCGATGACACGGGCCTGTACCAGGGCACACAACGCCAGAACCTCGCGTGGCTGGACCGCTTTACCATCTGTGAAGTGGGTTACCCAACTGCGGATGTGGAAAAAAGCTTGCTTGCCAGGCGCTTCCCTTCACTGCCCGAAGCGCTCTGTGCCACCATGGTGGAGTACGCCAACGAAATCCGAAAACTATTCATGGGAGAAGCTTCGACCGGCAATCTGACCAACACCATTGAAGTTACCTTCTCCACGCGCAGCCTGCTGCGCTGGGGCGATCTGACCGTGCGCTTCCAGCCTTTGGCCCATCAGGGCATACAGCCTGTCACCTATGCCCTTGACCGAGCGCTTGCCTATCGCGCCAGCCGCGAAACTCGCGCCATGCTGCACGAATTGGCACAGCGCATGTTTCCGCAACCGGTGGAAGCTGAAGCCCTTAAAACCAAAACGACTGAAACAGAAAGCCTGCAAGGTGAACAAGCCCTGCGCTTCATGCGCAGCCATTTGAGGAACACTCCTACGGTGGCGAAGCCTCGTGTTCATTTGGAGGTAGCTCATACCCCTCCCGGTAAAAAACAGAGCGGAAAGTTCTGGATCGGCGAGGCCAGGCCTGAAGGTCTTATGCTCCATTGGGGCAAGCCGGACAC is a genomic window of Desulfovibrio intestinalis containing:
- a CDS encoding glycosyltransferase, yielding MPKIVHCVFGLGCGGAERLLLTTVEGLHKRGYVDQHVLVADLSTPAMRHYVEAISQYATVYEAPSQADLKDCSIHVPPLLRLLPRRILFNIVRHAVVLQKIAPDIVHVWSDNIYAALGACLVRTPRIVLAWQNMALNVWHKLNILPRKALPRTYLWRALYALLFRWRKDITCLNVSRAAADSYAQWLHLDSRSINVLYPGIGVAQWPRCDAAEVAELKNSLHIASDHAVVIGLMRFDATKRPELWIEVAKRTREQFPNVTFVAFGDGPLREALTPLAARAGVLLPGVGNARNALSMADIMLHTAKTEGFGVVYLEAQLLGVPLVSTNTGGASEAVVDGESALLVAESSNLADDLTAATLRILRDEAWRKRAALRGAAFVKERFSLENMLDHTLGFYGLPPFAR
- a CDS encoding glycosyltransferase; protein product: MQNTTLFLVTHRFPYGEGETFLQDEIPYLLEAGFRVSILPVSRASGRRALPAGVEVSDALVLTPRQKCAYMLRYGLGRLFWQEVLSGAVPFNARALARLAYACATVRVHKERLRAMLTAEENAGRKGVFYTYWFTPTTCACAGSHAPVVTRAHGNDIFPEQNASGYIPLCRWRATLPDMVVPCSRQGAATLEAQGVPPQRLAVSYLGVPEAEPQLRIPSPNERILLSCSSAVAIKRLDLLAERVRQYALARPECACVWHHVGGGELLAPLAEYCKNHLQGVANLQYVLHGQMPVDAVRAFMNTTAVDALVNVSASEGVPVSMMEALHAGIPIIGTAVGGIAELVTPDVGMLLPADANAEAFNAAVDALPRFKSPAARAAIVQAGRQRFSSANNYRNFCSQVLLPLVVAPPLLCPGDNCDPR
- a CDS encoding ERF family protein, with translation MTPYQSENITELAKALLNVQRTMQPIVKDAENPFTKSWYASLNSVMDACRDALIENGIWLCQYPVPVEQPNSLGLVTKLTHAESGQWQSSLAVVPLPKADPQGMGSAMTYCRRYALTAMLGMVTEDDDGEGARTGRKTPSRPKLPINASEARKVGSPDANIKSKSPATSNRPTANLEKLPPLEGITYQQVTAQDGRPCIIASGNTQAKKELLTGAGFRWNPHRKLWWKYVDAA
- a CDS encoding type II toxin-antitoxin system RelE/ParE family toxin — translated: MNLIWSPQSLEDRKQIYAFIFEHDNQAADALDDLFDNQANRLLTFSEMGKPGRIKGTRELVVHKHYLLVYTCSPGAIRVVTVLHTSRQYPA